GTCTGGCGGAGCTGCGAAGACACGTGGGGCATTCCCAATCCGAAATTCCGGGCTACCGACAATCGAGTGTTTCGAAGATCGAAGCAAGAAAAGACATGAAAATATCGACGCTTGTCTCTTATTGCCGTTCTCTCGGGTTGGGGGTTGAGATTAACGCGGTTGAGGTAAACCAAAAAGGGAGAAGCATCAAGAAGATCCTCCTTCGCGTCAAGTAATTTTTGGGGGTCAGGTCTTGTTTTTTAGCGTTTTTGCGGGGGTGAGACAGCAATGAAGGTCATCACGCATGAGTTGAAGGCCGACAGCCGCTACATTGTCTTTTCCGACTGCCATCGGGGGGACGGCTCCGCCGGGGACGAATTTGCACGCAATTCGATGGTTTACAAATTTGCGCTGGAGCACTACCTCCGCCTGGGCTTCACGCTGATCGAGCTGGGCGACGCCGAGGAGCTTTGGGAAAACAGCGACTTCGCGCAGATTTACATCACCCACACGTCGGTTTACGATTTGCTGGCAAAATTTCACAACGCCGACCCCGCCCGGAGGCAGCGGCCCGCCGGGAATCGCCAGGAAGGAAGCCCCCGAGGCAATCTACTACAACACCGGAGCCTGTGTCCTTCCGCGCAGCATCACCGGAATCGAGATCACCGCGGAAACCAATGCGGGCGGCGCAATCCGCCAGCATTTTGCGCTTGTGAAGTGGGGCATCCAGCCCGCCTCCCCCGACAACCCCGCCCTCGTCGTCGCCCGCACCATCCTCGAAAAATAGGGACAGAGCCCTATGTATTCAACAATTGCTTGCAGTAATGGTGTAATTCTGCTATACGGAATTTCATCAAGGAGGTTATTATGCGCGCAAGTCTTACCGTATCCAGCCGAGGGCAAATTACCTTGCCGACTGATATTCGAAAACGTATGGGAATCGTAGCGGGTGGTGTTGTTATCCTCGAAGAGCGGGAGGATGAAGTCGCCCTGCGGCCGGCTGCAGTCCTGGAAATCGAGACCTATAGTGACGCCGATGTTGCCCGTTGGAACGCCGAGGACCATCTGGAGGAAGCGGAGCGTCTGAACATTCTGAAGAAGTTCGAAGGCAAAACGTGAAGTGCCTCTTTCTGGATGCCAATATCCTTTTCACGGCTGCCCACAATTCGTCCGGAAAGGCGGCGCTTGTGCTGGAACTCGGGTCGAAGGGGCATTGGCGTGTGATCACCTCCACCCTGGCCGTCGAGGAGGCGAGCCGCAATCTGACCGCCAAATATCCTTCCGCCGTGCCGCGTCTGGAAATACTCCTTCGCGACATGACCGTTTTACCTTCCGTTTCCGGCGGGGATTGCCCCATTGCCCTTCCCGCCAAAGACCGCCCGATCTTCCTGACCGCCCTCCGCTGCGGAGCGACACACCTGCTGACCGGCGACATGCGGCACTTCGGTCCCTTCATGGATGACGCGTCGCAAACGGCAGGCATCCGGATTACAACGGTCGCAGCATTCCTCGCGTTTAATTAGAAAGTTTTGGGGATCAGGTCTCCGTTTTTAGAAGTTTGGGGGTCAGGTCTTGATATTTAGCGTTTTGCGGGAATTTTCCCTTGACAAACAACGCTAAAACAAAAAATCCCCGCCCCTATGGATCAATATGCAAAATGTACTTGCAATATGTCCATGCTTGAGTTAACCTTCAGTCATGATTGAAAGAACGATTGAGCCCGTATTAAAAGATGCGGCCGGCAAATATC
This DNA window, taken from Syntrophobacterales bacterium, encodes the following:
- a CDS encoding AbrB/MazE/SpoVT family DNA-binding domain-containing protein gives rise to the protein MRASLTVSSRGQITLPTDIRKRMGIVAGGVVILEEREDEVALRPAAVLEIETYSDADVARWNAEDHLEEAERLNILKKFEGKT